In a genomic window of Phragmites australis chromosome 14, lpPhrAust1.1, whole genome shotgun sequence:
- the LOC133891193 gene encoding PHD finger protein ALFIN-LIKE 9-like produces MDPQYNPRTVEEVFRDFKGRRAGIIRALTTDVEDFFQQCDPEKENLCLYGFPNENWEVNLPAEEVPPELPEPALGINFARDGMQDKDWLSMVAVHSDAWLLSVAFYFGARFGFDKNDRKRLFGMINELPTTLEVVSGKSKTKAPSNNYHNNNKSKSNNKTKSSEPKVKQPKPPPQVKEEDPAPADEGSAEEEDGSCGGSEGEHGETLCGACGESYGPDEFWICCDICEKWFHGKCVKITAAKAEHIKQYKCPSCSGGGGGGNSKRARLS; encoded by the exons ATGGACCCGCAGTACAACCCCCGGACGGTGGAGGAGGTGTTCCGGGACTTCAAGGGCCGCCGCGCCGGCATAATCCGCGCGCTCACCACAG ATGTGGAGGATTTCTTCCAGCAATGCGACCCGG AAAAGGAAAACTTGTGCCTCTATGGGTTTCCCAATGAGAATTGGGAAGTAAATTTGCCTGCAGAGGAGGTGCCACCTGAGCTCCCAGAGCCTGCATTGGGCATCAACTTTGCACGAGACGGAATGCAGGACAAAGATTGGTTGTCCATGGTTGCTGTACACAGTGATGCATGGTTACTTTCTGTTGCATTTTACTTTGGTGCTCGATTTGGTTTTGATAAAAATGACAG GAAGCGCCTGTTTGGTATGATCAATGAACTTCCCACGACTTTAGAAGTTGTTAGTGGGAAGAGTAAAACCAAGGCACCAAGCAATAATTACCACAACAATAACAAATCCAAGTCCAACAACAAAACG AAATCATCCGAGCCAAAGGTGAAGCAGCCAAAGCCGCCGCCCCAGGTGAAGGAAGAAGACCCCGCCCCCGCTGATGAAGGCTCGGCCGAGGAGGAAGACGGCAGCTGTGGCGGCAGCGAGGGGGAGCACGGAGAGACCCTCTGCGGCGCGTGCGGGGAGAGCTACGGCCCCGACGAGTTCTGGATCTGCTGCGACATCTGCGAGAAGTGGTTCCACGGCAAGTGCGTCAAGATCACGGCCGCCAAGGCCGAGCACATCAAGCAGTACAAATGCCCGtcctgcagcggcggcggcggcggcggcaacagcAAGCGAGCCCGCCTGTCCTAA
- the LOC133891194 gene encoding small ribosomal subunit protein uS3y-like isoform X2 — MATHAQTSKKRKFVADGVFFAELNEMLTRELAEDGYSGVEVRVTPMRTEIIIRATRTQNVLGEKGRRIRELTSVVQKRFNFPEGGVELYAEKVNNRGLCAIAQAESLRYKLLGGLAVRRACYGVLRFVMESGAKGCEVIVSGKLRAQRAKSMKFKDGYMISSGHPVNLYIDSAVRHVLLRQGVLGIKVKIMLDWDPKGKQGPTMPLPDLVTIHPAKDEDELLRPLAAEIPIA; from the exons ATGGCGACTCACGCGCAGACCAGCAAGAAGCGGAAG TTCGTGGCGGATGGGGTGTTCTTCGCGGAGCTAAACGAGATGCTGACCCGCGAGCTCGCGGAGGACGGCTACTCCGGCGTCGAGGTCCGCGTCACCCCAATGCGCACCGAGATCATCATCCGCGCCACCCGCACCCAGAACGTCCTCG GCGAGAAGGGACGGAGGATCCGGGAGCTGACTTCGGTGGTGCAAAAGCGCTTCAACTTCCCAGAGGGCGGCGTGGAGCTCTACGCCGAGAAAGTGAACAACCGCGGCCTCTGCGCCATTGCTCAGGCCGAGTCCCTTCGCTACAAGCTCCTCGGTGGGCTCGCCGTCCGAAG GGCTTGTTATGGTGTTCTCAGGTTTGTCATGGAGAGCGGTGCTAAGGGCTGCGAG GTTATTGTAAGCGGCAAGCTCAGGGCCCAACGCGCTAAATCCATGAAGTTCAAGGATGGGTACATGATTTCTTCTGGTCATCCTGTCAACCTTTATATTGACTCAGCTGTGAGGCATGTTCTTCTGAGACAG GGTGTGCTGGGTATCAAGGTTAAGATTATGCTTGACTGGGATCCAAAGGGCAAGCAAGGGCCAACCATGCCATTACCTGATCTTGTTACAATTCACCCTGCTAAAGACGAGGACGAACTCTTGAGGC CTCTTGCAGCAGAAATCCCAATTGCTTGA
- the LOC133891194 gene encoding small ribosomal subunit protein uS3y-like isoform X1 — MATHAQTSKKRKFVADGVFFAELNEMLTRELAEDGYSGVEVRVTPMRTEIIIRATRTQNVLGEKGRRIRELTSVVQKRFNFPEGGVELYAEKVNNRGLCAIAQAESLRYKLLGGLAVRRACYGVLRFVMESGAKGCEVIVSGKLRAQRAKSMKFKDGYMISSGHPVNLYIDSAVRHVLLRQGVLGIKVKIMLDWDPKGKQGPTMPLPDLVTIHPAKDEDELLRPLAAEIPIAS; from the exons ATGGCGACTCACGCGCAGACCAGCAAGAAGCGGAAG TTCGTGGCGGATGGGGTGTTCTTCGCGGAGCTAAACGAGATGCTGACCCGCGAGCTCGCGGAGGACGGCTACTCCGGCGTCGAGGTCCGCGTCACCCCAATGCGCACCGAGATCATCATCCGCGCCACCCGCACCCAGAACGTCCTCG GCGAGAAGGGACGGAGGATCCGGGAGCTGACTTCGGTGGTGCAAAAGCGCTTCAACTTCCCAGAGGGCGGCGTGGAGCTCTACGCCGAGAAAGTGAACAACCGCGGCCTCTGCGCCATTGCTCAGGCCGAGTCCCTTCGCTACAAGCTCCTCGGTGGGCTCGCCGTCCGAAG GGCTTGTTATGGTGTTCTCAGGTTTGTCATGGAGAGCGGTGCTAAGGGCTGCGAG GTTATTGTAAGCGGCAAGCTCAGGGCCCAACGCGCTAAATCCATGAAGTTCAAGGATGGGTACATGATTTCTTCTGGTCATCCTGTCAACCTTTATATTGACTCAGCTGTGAGGCATGTTCTTCTGAGACAG GGTGTGCTGGGTATCAAGGTTAAGATTATGCTTGACTGGGATCCAAAGGGCAAGCAAGGGCCAACCATGCCATTACCTGATCTTGTTACAATTCACCCTGCTAAAGACGAGGACGAACTCTTGAGGCCTCTTGCAGCAGAAATCCCAATTGCTTCTTGA